The Sulfurimonas sp. HSL3-2 genome segment GTAGTCATAGACAGTCGGTTCGAACTCATCTTCATCTTCGTCCGTTTCTTCCTCTTCTGCTATCTTGTCTTCATCAGGCAGAAGTTCGTACAGCCATTCTATAAGAGGATTAATACTGCGGTTGTGTGCAACAGAGATACCAAATATCAGATCCGTACCGAACTCATAATAATCCCAAAGTTTCTCTTTTAGACTGTCATTATCTATCTTGTTGACGACGAGTGCTACATCTTTACCGAGAGACTCTAATTGATAAAAAAGTTTTTTGTCATTTGCATCAGGCAGAGTTTTTCCGTCGACCATATAAAGTATGATGTCGGCTTTCTCGGCAGCTTCAAGTGATTTTTCTTTTATCTTGTCAAAAAGTTCACACCCTTTATCCAATCCGCCTGTATCAAGAAGTTCTACTTGTTTATCCAGGATCTGTGCAATACGGCGTTTTACGTCACGTGTCGTTCCCGCTTGTTCGGATGTAATGGCATCACGTTTTTTAAGCAGACGGTTAAACAGTGAGCTCTTTCCAACATTCGGCTGGCCAATTATGGCTATTTTTTTCATAGTATCTCTTTGTAGGTAATTAAAAACATTTTTATAAACAGTAAAAATTTAAACGATTTGTAAAAATGTTTTGTTGAAGTTAAATATTTTGTGTAATTATAGCGAAAAAAGGAGTTCACCGTTAAGGTGAACAAAAGTTTAATCTAAAACCATCCAAACAAACAGTTCTTTAGTCTTTGGATCGAGGAAAGTCGCTTCTATGTGAGCCGTGACTTTAGAGTTTTTAACTCTTTGCTGCGTCTGTATATCCATAGTTGAATGTACATCGTCATCTTTGGCAGTCTGCTCTCTTTTTGCGACAAGGTCTATCTCTACTCCTTGTTGCAGTGCGAGTTCATCTAAAGCTCTGCTGATAGCAAGTTTACGTTGATAGGCAGGACCTTTAAAATGGGGACCGCTGCTCCCGACCGAGCCTGTGACGCCGTCGATGTTTGGATTGTTTATCCATGCAGGATATACTGTAGTCTGCTCTTTTGCAGGTGCAGCATCTTTGTTACAGCCTGCAAAAAAAACAATAAGCAATGAAAGTAAAATTACTCTCATTATTCAGTAGGAAAATCTTTTTCTAATTGATCAAGTGCTTGTTTTGATTGGAATTGTTGCCATAAAGCATCTTCATTGTTATGAGAGCTTTTTACAATCTGTTTTTTGACCTCTTCGTTTACAGAGTTTTCAGGAGCACCTACTAGAACATATAGTGTACCGCTCTTAGGATTTTGCCATGATTCAAGTTGTTTTGTACCGTTTAACTTGATCTTTGCAAGTTGTTTTGAAACCTGAGTAGAAACGCTGTCAACTACTTCGCTATCGCCTACACCCGTACCGCGTACAAAGTTCTCGACTTTTGCTTTTACTTGTGTTTCGATCTGAAATGCCAGGTCGTTACGAGCCGCTGCCATTGCATTATTTCTTGTAAAGTTCATACCCGCTTTACTTTGCGGAGCACTTCCAAGACCTACGATCGCACCTTCATAACTTTGAGGATTACAAGTCCATTTTGGAGCAAGTACACCATCTTGCTTACAACGGAAATCACCTTCATCTTGTGCCGGTTGAGGTTTAGCACAACCTACAAATGTAGCCGCTACAACTGCTGCTATCGCTAATGTTTTAAAATTTTTAATCATGCATAACTCCTGTTATTTTGTATTAATAATTATACATACCTTTTCTTACTTTTTATTTAATCCTAAAAAATCAAATATGCCGAAAGAACGTATTGTTTTCTCTACGCTTGATTCGGCTTGCAGTCTGGCATCGTTGTTACTTTTTCTTGATTTACCGATAAAGGTATGCATCTTTTCAGATATGATTTTTTTCTCTTTTGTCGCAACGATGGTCTTGACTCCTAACGTCGTTTTATAAAACTGATAGTCCATCTTTTCATCTACCGTCGTCATTATAAAGATGTTATAACTGTTCTTTTTCTCAAGAGTTTTATTTACTAAAAGCGACTCATTGCTTAGTCCTCCTTCAATGTAGCGCACTAAACGTAATGAATTGAAATCACCTAAAACTCTAAGCGCCGTGGAGTCGTCGATCTTCTCTATCATCTCTTTCGTATTGTTGACAAAGGCAAAGTATTCGTTGGCATCATATCCAGTAGATACCGTTTGCAGTAAGGCTGCCAGTACTGCGATCTCATCTAACTTGGATGTGACAGGTTTAAGCACAGCATACTGCTCGATCGGAGTTAAGGTGTCGATCGTCTCTAACTCTTTTTTCAGAGGCTCGTAGATGGCGTCAAGTTTCTTTTTCTCCTCTTGAAATATCATCTCTCTTGATACGGAGATAAGAATAAGCTGCTGTGAATGAAACTGTGCGCTGTTGATGGTCTTTATTCCGTGAAATACGATGCTGTTTACGACTTTCATAGATGTCTGCATCAAGTTTTTATACT includes the following:
- a CDS encoding LPP20 family lipoprotein; this encodes MIKNFKTLAIAAVVAATFVGCAKPQPAQDEGDFRCKQDGVLAPKWTCNPQSYEGAIVGLGSAPQSKAGMNFTRNNAMAAARNDLAFQIETQVKAKVENFVRGTGVGDSEVVDSVSTQVSKQLAKIKLNGTKQLESWQNPKSGTLYVLVGAPENSVNEEVKKQIVKSSHNNEDALWQQFQSKQALDQLEKDFPTE